The genomic DNA GTGCGATCGCCAGTACTGGTGCAAAGAACTGGACTTCGTGCTCCGTGAAGGCGGGATGGCGAGGGGGTAGGCTGGTATCGTCGTAGATCGGCAGTTTTGCCCAGGGCTCTTCGACGATGATCCCGCTCAGCACGGCTGCCAACTGTTCAGGAGTCAAGGACAGGGGGTGGGTATGTCCGTTCCCCTCGTTTACAGAATGGTCGATTTCCAGTCGGACGAACGCTGTCGGTGTTTCGAGGATCGTGATTGTCGTAAATTCGGTTGGAGCGCATCCGGAAAGGAGCGGCAGGCTCAAGGCAAGAAAGGTACAAGAAATAAGTCGAATGGTCATAGGGGGTAGTTTCTATTTTCCGACTATAGCAGGATGGTTACAAGGGCCACCAGCCCAGTAAGGCATAACGGTGAGCGATGAATGATGAACCGAAACACGATGGTCACTTCAGCCACACACCGCGGCGGCTAGTTCGGCTGAAGTGGGCTAGTCGCGAAGTTTGATCGGCTGTTCCCCGGCGGCGGTTCGGACTGGTGTCGACCACATCGCGATTAAACGAGTGAGTTCCATCGTCTGGAGAGCATAGTAGCCCTCGTCCACCACGATCTGCTGGCCTTGCTGACTGAGCGCGAATTTCACGTACTCCGCGAGTGAGCCTGGCAGTGCGACTTTCGGAGCCCGGTTGACGTAGAGGTACAGCTGGCGTCTCAGAGGGTAGGATCCATCCATCGCCGTTTCAAATGTGGGCGCCACATACCTCCCGCCCTGGACCGTCGCCAGGGGAACCGGACGGAGTCCTGAGGTTCGGTAGCCGATGCCGCTGAATCCGATGCCATATCGATCCTTCATCAATTCAACCACGACGGATGCCGAGCCGGCGCCTACCGTCATGGTCTTCTTGAAATCCGCCCCGTTTAAGACGTGCTCTCTGAAGAATGTTGCAGTGCCGGAATTACCATTCCGTCCGTAGATGTGGATAGGCGCCTCCACCCACCCCTCTTCCAACAACATGGCGTCGCCCCACGAATTGACAGGATATCTCAGTCCGCGTCGTCGTTCTATGGAGAAGATGGCATCAACTTGTGCGAGGGTCAATCCTTCGATCGGGTTGTCTTTGTGCACGAAGACTGCCAACGCATCGACGGCGACGGGTACCTCTGTGGGTTCGTATCCGAATTCACGCTTGAACTCGACGATCTCTTGAACGGTCATACGGCGCGATATGGCGGCGACCTGCGCTTTCCCTTCCATGAGCTGAGCCAGGCCTGTCTCGGAGCCCGCACTGGAGACTTTGATCGTCAATCCAGGATACAGCTGCCGCAGATCATTCGCCCAGGATTCCGTCAGGGGCTTCATGGAATCGGAGCCTGCGATGGCAATCGTTCCGCTAAAACTCCCGACAGGCTGGTAGGGGAGGATATTCGAATCGAGGCCAGGCTTTATCTGAGCCTGTGCAGGACAGGCCATGGCCAGGATGACGGAGAAAGGGAGAATGGTTCGCGAGAGCATGGCCTGAAAGTATTTCAATAGTTGCATGAGCCTTCCATAGGGTTGATCCAGCAAATACGAGAAGCGAGTCTTCTCTTCACTGAATGGATTGAATGTAATGGCCGAAGATTTCTTGAACATCAATAGATTGTTAACTCGGCGTTAACTCCGGAAAATCGCAATGGCGCAAGAATTGCCATACGTCCAGAAATTTACCGACAGTTAACACCACCCTAACGACCATTTTCCCTTGTCCGATCTATAGTCACCTCGTAATGTTGGCTACCCCACCATCTATGACCGTCGCGCGGAATACGATTCTGATCTTCATGGAGGCTGAGCCATTCGCTCGGTCGATCAAGAAGGCCTTCGACGCGAGCGGATATCAGAGTACGATCGTGACGACCGAGTCTGCTGCCTATGCGGCAGCCAGGACATCCCTGCCCTCGCTGATCATCATCGATCGTCTCCAGAGGACCCTTACCAATTTGCGCCAACTCCAGACTCTCGTTGCCGTACCTATTGTCGCGGTGCAAGAGGGGACAGCCCCTTGTACAGACGACGATTGTATCCAAGATTACGACCACGGCATCGATCTCGTCATCTGCAGCCAAAGTCCTCGTGAACTCGTCGCGCGTGTGCGGGCCATCTTGCGGAGGCGGGAGCCGCGGCATGAATCAAATTCCTACTACAGTGCGGGCGCCGTTCGCATGGATCTGGATCGTCACGAAGTAACTGTTACCGGCCGATTGGTCGAACTCACCCCGAAAGAGTTTCAGATCCTCCACCAGTTTCTTGAATCGCCCAGCCGGGCCTTCTCCCGTCAAGAAATGCTCAATCGGGTTTGGGGCGATGGATTTGCCCTGGAGGAACATGCTCTCGACGTCCACATCCATTCCCTCCGACAAAAGATCGAAGTGGATCCTGCCTGCCCCAAAATCATCGTCACCGTGCGTGGTATCGGCTACAAGCTGCGGGCCTGATCTGGTCCATCTGGTCTAGCCCGTCTATCTGGTTGTGTGTTGAACGACACCAACCGGATAAACTAAATCCACCAGAGAGACCCAATAAACCAATTAGACAAGCCTAGACAAAAGAGCTCCCGTCTCTGCCGCATTCCGTGCGGCAGAGACGAGGACTGGAGAACGTCGCAGAGGAGGGGCAAAACCTAGAATTCGTCGATGGAGACCGGTCGGAGTAAATCGCGAACGGAGAGGATTCCCACCACCGATCCATCCTTGGTCACACCGAGGTGCCGCGTCTGGTGTCTATTCATCAGGTCTGCCGCTTCGGTGAGAGGGCAGCGCTCTTCGATCCCGACAATCGGGCTGCTCATGATGTCTTCGACGGGAATAAAGTAGGGGCCGCGGTCAGAGCCGACGACCTTTCTGACGATGTCCGATTCGGTGACAATGCCGATGACGCGGCCTTCATGAGAGATCAGCACGCTGCCAACATTGCAGGCCTTCATCAGCTTGGCCGCCTCGATCACCGAGGTGCCCGTATCGACGGTCACGAGATCTTTCTTCATCAATTGTCCGACTGTGATCATCTGTTCCTCCATTCAATGTAATTGTATTTTATTAAGATGATACTACCTGGTCTGCATAGCGCCCCAGTTAGAGGTGTATTACCGGTGCGTAAATTTCAGTCCTGCCATGGAAACCAGGCACTGTGCCTGCCGTGCTGGCGATCGCTCTGTTCCTTTCAGCCATCTTGAGACTGGTTGGGTCTATTATTGCAGCGCGAGGCTCGACGACACCTGCAACTATTCTTCATGTTGGAATTGAGCTTCCATGGACAGCTTCATGTCATTGAGCAGGAAGAGCCAACTTATAAGCTGTGGACGCAGATTGCCAAGACCTACCTAGTCCTGGAAGACGATCTGCCGACGGATCAGGAGAAGCGATCGTAGGCGTATCAGGAGGGGCGAAGGCAGTGCAACGCACACTAACACTTGGGAGCACAAGTTCAAGCCAGAAGCGGAACGGTTGTTGCGGAGTATCCTCAAGAGTGGACCTTCGGTGCCGTAATTCAGGCCAGCCATCCCCCCTCCTCTAGGCAGGCGGCAACGTGCGACCGATCAGAGCCCATCCTGGTTCCAGGTTCCAGCCTGTTCGAGCATACGCTGTTGTGTGTCCAGCGGGGGCTCACCAAGCTGGGGAAGCACTCGTTCATACATGCCTTTCTCGTCCATTCGGCGCAGCTGTGCCGTGTCGCGCAGATGGGCGAATAGAATATCATCGCGAATGGCCCGGCGAAGGTGCGGGGCATTGACGGGGAACAGCACTTCTACCCGACCGTCCAGGTTTCTCGGCATCAGGTCGGCGCTGCCTAGCCATAACTCCTCCTCATGGCCCGCTCGAAAGAAGAAGATGCGGCTGTGTTCGAGAAAGCGGCCGACGATCGAGGTGACGGTAATCCGTTCGCTCACGCCGCTGACTCCTGGCCGCAGGCTGCAGACACCCCGCACTTGCAAATCGACCGTCACTCCGGCTTGCGAGGCACGGTAGAGTGCCTGAATACAGGCCGGATCTGTGAGAGCATTGAGCTTGAAGGCGATATAGCCCGTTCCGCTGTCGCGATGGAAGGCGATCACCCGCTCGATTCGATCGAGTATCCTGGTACGCATTTCCTCCGGGGCAACAAGGAGACAGCGGTAATGGCTCTGTCCGGCATAGCCGGTTAACGAATTGAAGAGCATCGCCACATCGGAGGAGATCGCAGGGTTGCTGGTGAAGAGCGCCATGTCTGT from Nitrospirota bacterium includes the following:
- a CDS encoding CBS domain-containing protein; translation: MITVGQLMKKDLVTVDTGTSVIEAAKLMKACNVGSVLISHEGRVIGIVTESDIVRKVVGSDRGPYFIPVEDIMSSPIVGIEERCPLTEAADLMNRHQTRHLGVTKDGSVVGILSVRDLLRPVSIDEF
- a CDS encoding response regulator transcription factor, which encodes MTVARNTILIFMEAEPFARSIKKAFDASGYQSTIVTTESAAYAAARTSLPSLIIIDRLQRTLTNLRQLQTLVAVPIVAVQEGTAPCTDDDCIQDYDHGIDLVICSQSPRELVARVRAILRRREPRHESNSYYSAGAVRMDLDRHEVTVTGRLVELTPKEFQILHQFLESPSRAFSRQEMLNRVWGDGFALEEHALDVHIHSLRQKIEVDPACPKIIVTVRGIGYKLRA
- a CDS encoding PstS family phosphate ABC transporter substrate-binding protein, giving the protein MQLLKYFQAMLSRTILPFSVILAMACPAQAQIKPGLDSNILPYQPVGSFSGTIAIAGSDSMKPLTESWANDLRQLYPGLTIKVSSAGSETGLAQLMEGKAQVAAISRRMTVQEIVEFKREFGYEPTEVPVAVDALAVFVHKDNPIEGLTLAQVDAIFSIERRRGLRYPVNSWGDAMLLEEGWVEAPIHIYGRNGNSGTATFFREHVLNGADFKKTMTVGAGSASVVVELMKDRYGIGFSGIGYRTSGLRPVPLATVQGGRYVAPTFETAMDGSYPLRRQLYLYVNRAPKVALPGSLAEYVKFALSQQGQQIVVDEGYYALQTMELTRLIAMWSTPVRTAAGEQPIKLRD